A genomic segment from Nicotiana sylvestris chromosome 1, ASM39365v2, whole genome shotgun sequence encodes:
- the LOC138868360 gene encoding uncharacterized protein, whose amino-acid sequence MAQSRQKSYVDRKVCDIAYMVGEKVLLKVTPFKGVMRFGKKGKLSPRYIGLFEVHQRIGEVAYKLAFPPSLWSVHPVFHVSMLWKYVGDPSHVLDFSMVQLDGDLTYDVEPVAILDWQVRKMRSKNIASVKVQWRASQWKMLLGRPGRRCVIDSHLFEAPGMFLDPFKDKHMFKRGMM is encoded by the coding sequence ATGgcgcagtctagacagaagagttatgttgATAGGAAGGTCTGTGATAttgcttacatggttggggagaaggtgcTACTGAAGGTTACACcctttaagggtgttatgaggttcgggaagaagggaaagttgagccctcggtatattggGCTATTTGAGGTGCATCAGAGGATTGGtgaggtggcttataagctagCCTTTCCACCTAGTTTAtggagtgtgcatccagtatttcatgtttctatgctttggaagtatgttggcgatccgtctcatgttttggatttcagcatggttcagttagatggtgatttgacttatgatgtggagccggttGCCATTTTGGATTGGCAGGTTCGGAAGATgagatcaaagaatatagcttcagtgaaggtgcagtggagggCCAGCCAGTGGAAGATGCTACTTGGTAGACCGGGCAGGAGATGCGTAATAGATtcacacctatttgaggctccaggtatgtttctagacccgttcaaggacaaacatatgtttaagagggggatgatgtaa